A stretch of DNA from Candidatus Pseudomonas phytovorans:
AGAAGGTCTGGCGGGTCATCTGCTCGCCGCGCTGACTGGGGAACAGCACGTCGCTGGGGCGGCCATTGAGCAGTTCGGCACGGCCATCGCGCTGGTAGCGCTCCAGCCACACAACCGCTTCTTCCCCCATGGGCACCAGGCGCTCCTTGCTGCCTTTGCCCATTACCCGCACCACACCCTGGCGCAGGTTGACCTGGTCAAGGGTCAGGCTGACCAGCTCGGTTACACGCAGGCCACAGGCGTATAGTACTTCGAGCATGGCGCGGTCGCGCTGGCCGATGGCTTCACCCAGGTCCGGGGCTTGCAGCAAGGCTTCGACGTCGGCTTCGGACAGCGACTTGGGCAGTGGCTTACCCAGTTGCGGCATGTCGACTTGCAGGGTCGGGTCGATCGCCACCAGCTTTTCCCGCAGCAGGTAGCGGAAAAAACCGCGCAGGCCCGACAGAAAGCGTGCCGTGGAACGTGGCTTGTAGCCTTGATCGAGGCGCCAGGCGAGGTGGTCGAGGATCAGATCGCGGCCGGCGTCGGGCAGGCTGACCGAGTGCTCCTGCAGCCAACCGTTGAACAAAGCC
This window harbors:
- the xerD gene encoding site-specific tyrosine recombinase XerD, with the protein product MPALDHPLIDQFLDALWLEKGLSDNTRVSYRSDLALFNGWLQEHSVSLPDAGRDLILDHLAWRLDQGYKPRSTARFLSGLRGFFRYLLREKLVAIDPTLQVDMPQLGKPLPKSLSEADVEALLQAPDLGEAIGQRDRAMLEVLYACGLRVTELVSLTLDQVNLRQGVVRVMGKGSKERLVPMGEEAVVWLERYQRDGRAELLNGRPSDVLFPSQRGEQMTRQTFWHRIKHYARVAGIDKALSPHTLRHAFATHLLNHGADLRVVQMLLGHSDLSTTQIYTHVAKARLQQLHAQHHPRG